Proteins from a genomic interval of Sparus aurata chromosome 21, fSpaAur1.1, whole genome shotgun sequence:
- the LOC115572348 gene encoding RE1-silencing transcription factor-like: protein MDSATASKRPATTQSPLKGNTKKKTKVLSAASLQSKRNYDQSRAGTRVHIGYAFDPWRQLQLELGLKTDADMAHFLVTSFLQSRMCSVVGCHSGRRSAQPQRFRLPEDPERRLEWVQFLATVNKQHFKESSWTDIVVCIDHFKDDCFEKVTPGHSGMAGRVQLKPGAVPSLSLQSESEQPDSPPKSPGRVEPVEAAEVASKLQTSDGPTSFSEESRLALSGLCKCCKCPLCGSEMKVEKVTCGVLIVLNQQCLQCEYRNQWKSQVIASVPEADDQQLTGGTDVTLLTGQAAPTDDTSRSATGIPEVIAVVNEESDPMDDTEISGEEGDVESDEDWKPRKHFLPVNVSQRETEDRSEKEVEENDDQPPPVPINSQLCTDCGVFFNKLRPHTCEHKIKPYSCNICGKRCVSEVALNAHSRIHDESYEFRCKYCNVSFKTKVDKFNHEQIHSTEEKPYKCPDCSEAFPTYKERRIHLEDHRGPRQTKCHICKVEFSWPLYLQRHLPVHTGERPFKCPVCQRGFNQPGHLKSHMRLHTGERPYKCRHCDKCFNHNVSLKSHVQRYHASNSGGEQNKEKIKEVNVEIEDDTGEAEGCGSQRGADSELDDEDTEEELPKCNKRSTGRPIGRPKRNESDNLVLKVHVDRLCLKRKTGKQQAKKLEKTQHVDGESEDEQTEKDTFVASAEAEEERSETETSSKSRSRRKARDSDSDSDFEPKDKKKKKPNSQKSGKSSGKPRGRPRKNLALT from the exons ATGGATTCTGCTACGGCCAGCAAACGACCCGCCACCACACAAAGTCCGCTAAAAGGTAATACTAAGAAGAAAACGAAGGTTTTATCAGCGGCAAGTCTTCAGTCGAAACGAAATTACGACCAGAGCCGGGCTGGGACCCGAGTACACATCGGATACGCGTTCGACCCATGGAGGCAGCTCCAACTTGAATTGGGACTTAAAACGGATGCTGACATGGCTCATTTCCTAGTAACCAG TTTCTTACAATCCAGGATGTGCTCGGTCGTCGGGTGTCACTCCGGACGTCGCAGCGCTCAGCCTCAGCGGTTCAGGCTGCCGGAGGATCCCGAGAGGAGGCTGGAGTGGGTTCAGTTTCTCGCTACAGTCAACAAACAGCACTTTAAAGAGTCGTCCTGGACTGACATCGTAGTCTGCATCGACCACTTTAAAGATGACTGCTTTGAAAAGGTGACACCGGGACACTCAGGCATGGCTGGCAGGGTCCAGCTGAAGCCCGGTGCTGTCCCGTCATTAAGTCTCCAGTCTGAATCAGAGCAGCCCGATTCTCCTCCGAAGAGCCCAGGGCGTGTG GAGCCAGTGGAAGCCGCTGAAGTTGCTAGTAAACTTCAAACATCTGATGGGCCAACGTCCTTTTCTGAAGAGTCAAGACTGGCTTTAtcag GTTTGTGCAAATGCTGCAAATGCCCGTTATGTGGGTCTGAGATGAAGGTGGAGAAGGTCACTTGCGGGGTGCTCATCGTCTTGAACCAACAGTGCCTCCAGTGCGAGTACAGAAACCAGTGGAAAAGTCAGGTCATTGCCAGCGTCCCAGAAGCTGATGATCAACAACTGACAGGGGGCACAGATGTAACTCTGCTGACAGGACAG GCAGCGCCGACAGATGACACTAGCAGAAGCGCCACAGGGATCCCTGAGGTCATTGCCGTCGTTAACGAGGAGAGCGATCCCATGGATGACACGGAGATATCAGGCGAAGAAGGCGACGTTGAGTCGGACGAGGATTGGAAGCCACGGAAGCATTTCTTGCCAGTTAACGTGTCTCAACGGGAAACGGAGGACAGATCTGAAAAAGAAGTAGAAGAAAACGATGACCAACCTCCACCCGTCCCCATCAACAGCCAGCTCTGCACAGACTGTGGGGTGTTTTTCAATAAACTGAGGCCTCACACGTGTGAGCACAAAATCAAACCCTATTCTTGCAATATTTGTGGGAAGAGATGTGTTAGTGAGGTCGCGCTCAATGCCCACAGCAGAATCCACGACGAAAGTTATGAGTTTCGGTGCAAATACTGCAACGTGTCATTCAAAACTAAGGTGGACAAATTCAATCACGAGCAGATCCACTCGACTGAAGAAAAACCCTACAAATGTCCCGACTGTTCTGAGGCATTTCCCACATATAAAGAACGCAGAATCCACCTGGAGGATCACAGAGGCCCCCGCCAGACAAAATGTCACATCTGCAAAGTTGAATTCTCATGGCCGCTTTATCTTCAGAGACACTTACCTGTGCACACCGGAGAAAGGCCGTTCAAATGTCCTGTGTGCCAGCGAGGCTTCAACCAGCCAGGCCACCTGAAGTCCCACATGCGCCTGCACACAGGGGAGAGGCCTTACAAGTGTCGGCATTGTGACAAGTGCTTCAATCACAACGTGAGCTTGAAGAGCCATGTGCAGCGTTACCATGCATCCAACTCTGGAGGTgaacagaataaagaaaagataaaagaagTGAACGTGGAAATAGAAGACGACACTGGTGAAGCCGAGGGGTGTGGGAGTCAGAGAGGTGCAGACTCTGAGTTAGACGATgaagacacagaggaagagtTGCCAAAATGTAATAAGAGGAGCACAGGTCGACCCATAGGAAGGCCAAAGAGGAACGAATCGGACAACTTGGTTCTGAAAGTGCATGTGGACCGACTGTGTTTGAAAAGAAAGACTGGAAAACAACAGGCGAAGAAGTTAGAGAAAACGCAGCATGTTGATGGAGAGAGTGAGGATGAGCAGACTGAAAAGGACACATTTGTTGCTTCAGCAGAGGcggaagaggagaggagtgagacAGAGACATCGAGCAAGAGCAGATCGAGGAGAAAGGCGAGAGATTCTGACAGTGACTCTGATTTTGAACctaaagataaaaagaaaaagaagcccAACAGCCAGAAAAGTGGTAAAAGTTCGGGGAAGCCCAGGGGAAGACCAAGGAAAAATCTAGCGTTGACATGA
- the LOC115572349 gene encoding zinc finger and BTB domain-containing protein 24-like — translation MCSVVGCHSGRRSVQPQRFRLPEDPERRLEWVQFLATVNKQRFKESSWTDIAICIDHFKDDCFEKVTPGHSGMAGRVQLKPGAVPSLSLQSGPEQPEPSPVSPGRVEPVEAAEVASKLQTCDGPTSFSEESRLALSAAQGSAVQRNVSTDRDAVISVYDKMHQKNGNVDLTREKAELLQKKGKFVVNEKRLLQLFSCKCPLCGSEMKVEKFTYGVLIVLNQQCLQCEYRNQWKSQVNASIPAADDQHLTGGTDVTLLTGQAAPTDDTSRSATGIPEVIAVVNEESDPMDDTEISGEEGNVESDEDWKPLKHFLPVNVSQRETEDISEKEVEENDDQPPPVPINSQLCTDCGVFFNKLRPHTCEHKIKPYSCNICGKRCVSEVALNAHSRIHDESYEFRCKYCNVSFKTKVDKFNHEQIHSTDGKPYKCPDCSEAFPTNKERRIHLEDHRGPRQTKCHICKVEFFTPLYLQRHLPVHTGERPFKCPVCQRGFNQPGHLKSHMRLHTGERPYKCQHCDKCFNHNVSLKSHVQRYHASNSGGEQKKEKVKEVNVEIEDDTGEAEGGGSQRGADSELDDEDTEEESPKCNKRSTGRPIGRPKRNESDNLVLKVHVERLCLKRKTGKQQAKKLEKTQHVDGESEDEQTDSDTFVASAEEEEERSETGTSSTSRSRRKARDSDSDSDFEPKEKKKKKPNSQKSGKSSGKPRGRPRKNPAVT, via the exons ATGTGCTCGGTCGTCGGGTGTCACTCCGGACGTCGCAGCGTTCAGCCTCAGCGGTTCAGGCTGCCGGAGGATCCCGAGAGGAGGCTGGAGTGGGTTCAGTTTCTCGCTACAGTCAACAAACAGCGCTTTAAAGAGTCGTCCTGGACTGACATCGCAATCTGCATCGACCACTTTAAAGATGACTGCTTCGAAAAGGTGACACCGGGACACTCGGGCATGGCTGGCAGGGTCCAGCTGAAGCCCGGTGCTGTCCCGTCACTGAGTCTCCAGTCTGGGCCAGAGCAGCCCGAGCCTTCTCCGGTGAGCCCAGGACGTGTG GAGCCAGTGGAAGCCGCTGAAGTTGCTAGTAAACTTCAAACATGTGATGGGCCAACGTCCTTCTCTGAAGAGTCAAGACTGGCTTTAtcag CTGCCCAAGGAAGCGCAGTCCAGAGAAACGTCTCAACTGATAGAGACGCAGTTATATCTGTGTATGATAAAATGCATCAGAAAAATGGGAATGTTGATTTGACCAGAGAAAA AGCTGAACTTCTACAGAAAAAAGGGAAGTTTGTCGTGAACGAAAAACGCCTCCTCCAGTTGTTTAGCTGCAAATGCCCGTTATGTGGCTCTGAGATGAAGGTGGAGAAGTTCACCTACGGGGTGCTCATCGTCTTGAACCAACAGTGCCTCCAGTGCGAGTACAGAAACCAGTGGAAAAGCCAGGTCAATGCCAGCATCCCTGCAGCTGATGATCAACACCTGACAGGGGGCACAGATGTAACTCTGCTGACGGGACAG GCAGCGCCGACAGATGACACTAGCAGAAGCGCCACAGGGATCCCTGAGGTCATTGCCGTCGTTAACGAGGAGAGCGATCCCATGGATGACACGGAGATATCAGGCGAAGAAGGCAACGTTGAGTCGGATGAGGATTGGAAGCCACTGAAGCATTTCTTGCCAGTTAACGTGTCTCAACGGGAAACGGAGGACATATCTGAAAAAGAAGTGGAAGAAAACGATGACCAACCTCCACCTGTCCCCATCAACAGCCAGCTCTGCACGGACTGTGGGGTGTTTTTCAATAAACTGAGGCCTCACACGTGTGAGCACAAAATCAAACCCTATTCTTGCAATATTTGTGGGAAGAGATGTGTCAGTGAGGTCGCGCTCAACGCCCACAGCAGAATCCACGACGAAAGTTATGAGTTTCGGTGCAAATACTGCAACGTGTCATTCAAAACAAAGGTGGACAAATTCAATCACGAGCAGATCCACTCGACTGACGGAAAACCCTACAAATGTCCCGACTGTTCTGAGGCATTTCCCACGAATAAGGAACGCAGAATCCACCTGGAGGATCACAGAGGCCCCCGCCAGACAAAATGTCACATCTGCAAGGTTGAATTCTTCACACCGCTATATCTTCAGAGACACTTACCTGTGCACACCGGAGAAAGGCCGTTCAAATGTCCTGTGTGCCAACGAGGCTTCAACCAGCCAGGCCACCTGAAGTCCCACATGCGCCTGCACACAGGGGAGAGGCCTTACAAGTGTCAGCATTGTGACAAGTGCTTTAATCACAATGTGAGCTTGAAGAGCCATGTGCAGCGTTACCATGCATCCAACTCTGGAGgtgaacagaaaaaagaaaaggtaaaagaaGTGAACGTGGAAATAGAAGACGACACTGGTGAAGCCGAGGGGGGTGGGAGTCAGAGAGGTGCAGACTCTGAGCTAGACGATgaagacacagaggaagagtCGCCAAAATGCAATAAGAGGAGCACAGGTCGACCCATAGGAAGGCCAAAGAGGAACGAATCGGACAACTTGGTTCTGAAAGTGCATGTGGAACGcctgtgtttaaaaagaaagactgGAAAACAACAGGCGAAGAAGTTAGAGAAAACGCAGCATGTTGATGGAGAGAGTGAGGATGAGCAGACTGACAGTGACACATTTGTTGcttcagcagaggaggaagaggagaggagtgagacGGGGACATCGAGCACGAGCAGATCGAGAAGAAAGGCGAGAGATTCTGACAGTGACTCTGATTTTGAgcccaaagaaaaaaagaaaaagaagcccAACAGCCAGAAAAGTGGTAAAAGTTCAGGGAAGCCCAGGGGAAGACCAAGGAAAAATCCAGCGGTAACATGA